In one window of Vulpes vulpes isolate BD-2025 chromosome 1, VulVul3, whole genome shotgun sequence DNA:
- the CLDND2 gene encoding claudin domain-containing protein 2: MGVKRSLQRGGILLGFLAKILMILSTATNYWIRYPGGHRGLWQECNAGTCSNIPCQTMLAVTGAYMVLAAGSGIVGLVMGLRIQCHEGDARGQTTSSIFFLCGLLLLLALTGYTVENAWKNDVFFSWSYFSGWLALPFSILAGIYFLLADMVVQSTDAIGGFPVYL, encoded by the exons ATGGGGGTGAAGCGGAGCCTTCAGAGAGGGGGCATCTTGCTGGGCTTCTTGGCCAAAATCCTCATGATTCTCTCCACTGCCACCAACTACTGGATACGCTACCCTGGGGGCCACCGTGGCCTGTGGCAGGAGTGTAATGCTGGCACCTGCTCCAACATCCCCTGCCAGA CCATGCTGGCGGTGACCGGGGCGTACATGGTGCTGGCGGCGGGCTCCGGCATCGTGGGTTTGGTGATGGGGCTGCGGATCCAGTGCCACGAGGGCGACGCGCGGGGCCAGACCACAAGCAGCATCTTCTTCCTCTGCG gcctgctgctgctgctggccttGACAGGCTACACCGTGGAGAACGCGTGGAAAAACGACGTCTTCTTCTCGTGGTCCTATTTTTCGGGGTGGCTGGCTTTGCCCTTCTCTATTCTCGCGG GCATCTACTTTCTGCTGGCGGACATGGTCGTGCAGAGCACCGATGCCATCGGCGGATTCCCCGTGTACTTGTGA
- the NKG7 gene encoding protein NKG7, with amino-acid sequence MEPYRSLALLTGSLGLVSILIALSTDFWFVAMGPSFTFHSGLWPKGVHNKVADYIRATQSLTILAGLSVLVSVIFLVLSFIPLLSLPGHGRLVSSVTAFAAGLFAMVAMVVYTSERWNQPQSPQVQTFFSWSFYLGWVSTVLFLCTGSLSLSAYCRASRPGYDTL; translated from the exons ATGGAGCCCTATCGGTCCTTGGCTCTACTCACTGGCTCCCTGGGCCTGGTGTCCATCCTGATTGCTCTGAGTACGGATTTCTGGTTCGTGGCCATGGGGCCCAGCTTTACATTTCACTCGGGCCTCTGGCCAAAGGGGGTTCATAACAAAGTAGCAG ACTACATCCGTGCGACGCAGAGCCTCACCATTCTGGCTGGTCTGTCAGTCCTGGTGTCGGTGATCTTCCTGGTCCTGTCCTTCATCCCCTTACTGTCCCTTCCAGGCCACGGGCGCCTCGTCTCCTCTGTCACAGCCTTTGCTGCAG GCCTTTTTGCCATGGTGGCCATGGTGGTCTATACCAGTGAGCGGTGGAACCAGCCTCAAAGCCCCCAGGTCCAGACCTTCTTCTCCTGGTCCTTCTACCTGGGCTGGGTTTCGACTGTCCTGTTTCTCTGTACAG GTAGCCTGAGTCTGAGTGCTTATTGTAGAGCCTCCCGGCCTGGCTATGACACCTTGTGA